The following coding sequences are from one Megamonas funiformis window:
- a CDS encoding GNAT family N-acetyltransferase gives MYLKEIEYSLRNETLIHKLTIIWQKSVEATHLFLSPQDIKDILPQVVIGLKQIPILLVSFTDDDEPIGFAGIADDKLEMLFLSPDSFQQGIGYKMISTAIQDYQIKYVDVNEQNPKALKFYLRQGFTIFKRSPLDSDNRPFPILHLKK, from the coding sequence ATGTATCTAAAGGAAATAGAGTATTCTTTGCGAAATGAAACACTCATACATAAATTGACAATTATTTGGCAAAAATCAGTTGAAGCTACACATTTATTTCTTTCTCCTCAAGATATAAAAGATATTTTACCTCAAGTAGTCATAGGATTAAAACAAATTCCGATTTTACTCGTATCATTTACAGATGATGATGAGCCTATCGGTTTTGCTGGAATTGCTGACGATAAATTAGAGATGTTATTTTTAAGTCCTGATTCTTTTCAACAGGGTATCGGCTATAAAATGATTTCCACAGCCATACAAGATTATCAAATTAAATATGTTGATGTAAATGAACAAAATCCTAAAGCTCTAAAATTTTATTTGCGACAAGGTTTTACTATTTTTAAACGTTCACCTTTAGATAGTGATAACCGCCCCTTCCCCATATTACATCTAAAAAAATAA